In the genome of Bradyrhizobium arachidis, one region contains:
- a CDS encoding OprO/OprP family phosphate-selective porin yields MSRTRIAAAAIGFAGALAASQAQAQSASSSEQEIALLKQQLKMLEQKLDKLQSQTAANTAATAKAKAEAKAEAKAEARSEAKAVVANANAAIPLKTPPPASGVVVTMPNNRPTICTADGANCVAITSRVHWDVGGYDFRPNTAATVPQKLDSGENVRRARIGVVGKFLEDWNFALIYDFGGSSDGFGGTGAAGATPVGFLPGGGTSGIENAFVSYTGLKPFGGKMAIEAGIMDIAWTMDESTSSNDIAFMERASVGIIAQNIAAGDFRSAAGARWYNDVFYAGAYVTGPTTGAIHSASSVSPPGTSEQYGATARVAGQVVSGNDYSVHLGADAQWLIQPPRNLVANTQTLTLSDRPELRIDPTTLISTGAIANVSGAQVYGVEAAATYGPLWVQGEYYWFNIDRDANTAVPPIGTSSLKFQGGYAQAAYVLTGESRKYNPGNAAYGGVKPNNPFSLSGGGWGAWEIAGRYSTVDLNDQLATAAGIAGGRQTVYTLALNWYVNGNVRFMLDYLHGTVSKQASAVSAADTGSKFDAVALRTQFAF; encoded by the coding sequence GTGAGCAGGACAAGAATTGCAGCCGCGGCGATTGGTTTCGCCGGCGCGCTGGCGGCCTCGCAGGCCCAGGCCCAATCGGCCAGCAGCAGCGAACAGGAGATCGCGCTGCTGAAGCAGCAGTTGAAGATGCTGGAGCAGAAGCTCGACAAGCTCCAGAGCCAGACCGCGGCGAACACCGCGGCCACGGCGAAAGCAAAGGCCGAGGCGAAAGCCGAAGCGAAGGCCGAGGCACGCTCGGAGGCGAAGGCGGTCGTCGCCAATGCCAATGCGGCGATCCCGCTCAAGACCCCGCCGCCTGCGTCCGGTGTCGTGGTGACGATGCCGAACAACCGGCCGACCATCTGCACCGCCGACGGGGCGAACTGCGTCGCCATCACGAGCCGCGTGCATTGGGACGTCGGCGGCTACGACTTCCGCCCCAACACGGCGGCAACTGTGCCGCAAAAGCTCGACAGCGGCGAAAACGTGCGTCGCGCGCGCATCGGTGTCGTCGGCAAATTCCTCGAAGACTGGAATTTCGCGCTGATCTACGACTTCGGCGGCTCGTCGGACGGATTTGGCGGCACGGGAGCCGCCGGCGCGACCCCCGTCGGCTTCCTGCCCGGCGGCGGCACATCCGGCATCGAAAACGCGTTTGTGAGCTACACGGGACTGAAGCCGTTCGGCGGCAAGATGGCGATCGAAGCCGGCATCATGGATATCGCCTGGACCATGGATGAATCCACGAGCTCCAACGACATCGCGTTCATGGAGCGCGCCTCGGTCGGCATCATCGCGCAGAATATCGCCGCCGGCGATTTCCGCTCTGCCGCCGGTGCCCGCTGGTACAACGACGTGTTCTACGCCGGCGCTTATGTGACTGGTCCGACCACGGGTGCCATTCACTCGGCCTCGAGCGTTTCACCTCCCGGCACCAGCGAGCAATACGGCGCAACCGCCCGCGTTGCGGGCCAGGTCGTGAGCGGCAACGACTACTCGGTGCATCTCGGCGCCGACGCCCAGTGGCTGATCCAGCCGCCGCGCAATCTGGTCGCGAACACGCAAACGCTCACGCTCAGCGATCGTCCCGAGCTGCGCATCGATCCCACGACGCTGATCTCGACCGGAGCGATTGCGAATGTGTCGGGCGCACAGGTCTATGGCGTGGAAGCCGCAGCCACCTACGGACCGCTCTGGGTCCAGGGCGAATACTACTGGTTCAACATCGATCGCGATGCGAACACAGCCGTGCCACCCATCGGTACGTCGAGCCTGAAATTCCAGGGCGGCTACGCGCAGGCGGCCTATGTCCTGACCGGTGAAAGCCGCAAGTACAATCCGGGCAACGCGGCCTATGGCGGCGTCAAGCCGAACAATCCGTTCTCGCTCAGCGGCGGCGGCTGGGGTGCCTGGGAGATCGCCGGTCGATACTCGACCGTGGATCTGAACGATCAGCTCGCGACCGCTGCCGGCATCGCCGGCGGGCGGCAAACCGTCTACACGCTGGCGCTCAACTGGTACGTCAACGGCAATGTGCGCTTCATGCTCGACTACCTGCACGGCACGGTGTCGAAGCAGGCCTCGGCGGTGTCGGCGGCGGACACGGGCTCGAAGTTCGACGCGGTCGCGTTGCGCACGCAGTTTGCGTTCTGA
- a CDS encoding winged helix-turn-helix transcriptional regulator, translating into MKRRDFARRPGCSVEATLDLIDGKWKGVILYHLQSGTQRFGELRRRMPGITQRMLTKQLRALEEDKLVIRKVYAEVPPRVEYCLSELGESLKPVIDILKAWGESHQQRLSCAPPPVVVKKPKRAA; encoded by the coding sequence ATGAAACGGCGCGATTTTGCCCGCCGGCCGGGCTGCTCGGTCGAGGCGACGCTGGACCTGATCGACGGCAAGTGGAAGGGCGTGATCCTCTATCACCTGCAAAGCGGCACCCAGCGCTTCGGCGAACTGCGCCGCCGGATGCCCGGCATCACCCAGCGCATGCTGACCAAGCAGCTTCGCGCGCTGGAGGAGGACAAGCTCGTCATCCGCAAGGTCTATGCCGAGGTGCCGCCGCGCGTGGAGTACTGCCTCTCCGAGCTAGGCGAGAGCCTTAAGCCGGTGATCGATATTTTGAAGGCGTGGGGCGAGAGCCACCAGCAGCGGCTGTCCTGCGCCCCGCCGCCGGTGGTCGTGAAGAAGCCGAAGCGGGCGGCGTGA
- a CDS encoding zinc-binding alcohol dehydrogenase family protein, producing the protein MKAVGYKKSLPIEDADSLIDFETAKPEPKGRDIRVAVKAISANPVDYKVRKRTAPPEGETKILGYDAAGVVDAVGPEVTLFKPGDEVFYAGSILRQGTNAEFHLVDERIVGNKPKSLSFAQAAALPLTSITAWELLFDRLGAVPGKSVDPRTLLITGGAGGVGSILIQLARRLTGLTVLSTATRPESQKWCLDLGAHAVIDHGKPMKEQIEKLKLPPVALVASLTYTDQHYKSIVEFMAPQGRFGLIDDPPEFTMSTFKGKAISVHWESMFTRSSFQTSDMIAQHHLLNDVADLIDKGVLRTTLDQTFGTINATNLKRAHALLESGKSRGKIVLEGW; encoded by the coding sequence ATGAAGGCCGTCGGCTACAAAAAGTCGCTTCCGATCGAGGACGCGGATTCACTGATCGACTTCGAGACCGCAAAGCCGGAGCCCAAGGGACGCGACATCCGCGTCGCCGTGAAGGCGATCTCGGCCAATCCGGTCGATTACAAGGTGCGCAAGCGCACCGCCCCGCCCGAGGGCGAGACGAAGATCTTGGGTTACGACGCGGCCGGCGTAGTCGATGCCGTCGGGCCCGAGGTCACGCTGTTCAAGCCGGGTGACGAAGTGTTCTACGCCGGCTCGATCCTGCGCCAGGGCACCAATGCCGAATTCCATCTGGTCGACGAGCGCATCGTCGGCAACAAGCCGAAGAGCCTGTCGTTCGCGCAGGCCGCCGCCCTTCCCCTCACCTCCATCACCGCCTGGGAATTGCTGTTCGACCGCCTCGGCGCGGTACCCGGCAAGAGCGTCGATCCGCGCACGCTGCTGATTACGGGCGGCGCCGGCGGCGTCGGCTCGATCCTGATCCAGCTGGCGCGCCGCCTCACCGGCCTCACGGTGCTCTCGACCGCGACGCGGCCGGAGTCGCAAAAATGGTGCCTCGACCTCGGCGCCCATGCGGTGATCGATCACGGCAAGCCGATGAAGGAGCAGATCGAGAAGCTTAAGCTGCCGCCGGTCGCGTTGGTGGCGAGCCTCACCTATACCGACCAGCACTACAAGAGCATTGTCGAGTTCATGGCGCCGCAGGGCCGGTTCGGCCTGATCGACGATCCGCCGGAGTTCACCATGAGCACGTTCAAGGGCAAGGCGATCTCGGTGCACTGGGAATCGATGTTCACGCGCTCCTCGTTCCAGACATCAGACATGATCGCGCAGCATCATCTGCTGAACGACGTCGCCGACCTCATCGACAAGGGCGTGCTCCGCACCACGCTCGACCAGACCTTTGGCACGATCAATGCGACCAACCTCAAGCGGGCGCACGCGCTGCTCGAGAGCGGCAAGTCGCGCGGCAAGATCGTGCTGGAGGGGTGGTAG
- a CDS encoding DUF1330 domain-containing protein: MTAYVISEVEVRDPDGFEAYRSLAAKTIAQYGGRYLVRGGKAELAEGNLPPKAIVIVEFASMARLKEWYASPEYAEALKIRAGALERRLLFVEGVAP, translated from the coding sequence ATGACAGCCTACGTCATCTCTGAGGTCGAGGTGCGTGATCCCGATGGGTTCGAAGCCTATCGCTCGCTCGCCGCAAAGACGATCGCGCAGTACGGCGGACGTTATCTCGTTCGCGGCGGCAAGGCCGAGCTTGCGGAAGGCAATCTTCCGCCGAAGGCTATCGTCATCGTCGAATTCGCCTCGATGGCGAGGCTGAAGGAGTGGTACGCCTCGCCGGAATATGCCGAGGCGCTGAAGATCCGCGCCGGTGCACTGGAACGGCGGCTGCTGTTCGTCGAGGGCGTGGCGCCGTAA
- a CDS encoding SDR family NAD(P)-dependent oxidoreductase has protein sequence MKIDLSGKTALVTGSTAGIGHAIAKGLAASGASVVINGRGQDKVDAAVRKLEGTGAKVRGIAADVSTAAGCKALVAALPDVDILINNAGIFEPKDFFDIPDEDWNRFFEVNVMSGVRLSRAYMKGMLKRNWGRVVFISSESGLNIPVEMIHYGMTKTAQLSVARGLAQLTRGTGVTVNSVLPGPTMSEGVETFVKDLARQNGQSVDEAAANFVKQHRPSSLIQRFASVDEIANMVVYVASKEASATNGAALRAEGGIVNTIA, from the coding sequence ATGAAGATCGACTTGTCCGGAAAGACCGCCCTCGTGACTGGCTCGACCGCCGGCATCGGCCACGCCATCGCCAAGGGCCTTGCTGCGTCCGGCGCCAGCGTCGTGATCAACGGCCGTGGTCAGGACAAGGTCGATGCGGCCGTGCGTAAGCTGGAAGGGACCGGCGCCAAGGTGCGCGGCATCGCCGCCGATGTCTCGACCGCTGCGGGCTGCAAGGCCCTGGTCGCGGCGCTTCCCGACGTCGACATCCTCATCAACAATGCCGGCATCTTCGAGCCGAAGGATTTCTTCGACATTCCGGATGAGGACTGGAACCGCTTCTTCGAGGTCAACGTCATGAGCGGCGTGCGGCTGTCGCGCGCCTACATGAAGGGCATGCTCAAGCGCAACTGGGGCCGCGTCGTCTTCATCTCCTCGGAATCCGGGCTCAACATTCCCGTCGAGATGATCCATTACGGCATGACCAAGACGGCCCAGCTCTCGGTCGCGCGCGGCCTTGCGCAGCTCACCCGCGGCACCGGCGTCACCGTCAATTCCGTGCTGCCCGGGCCGACCATGTCGGAAGGCGTCGAGACTTTCGTGAAGGACCTTGCCAGGCAGAACGGTCAGTCGGTGGACGAGGCCGCCGCCAACTTCGTCAAGCAGCATCGCCCGAGCTCGCTGATCCAGCGCTTTGCCAGCGTCGATGAGATCGCCAATATGGTGGTCTACGTCGCCTCGAAGGAAGCGTCCGCGACCAACGGCGCCGCGCTGCGCGCGGAAGGCGGTATCGTCAATACGATCGCCTGA
- a CDS encoding c-type cytochrome, with amino-acid sequence MRAAVSIALALLMAPAMGETLTERGAYLVGSVMVCHNCHTPRGPQGLDLSHALSGGQTFDEPAFKVTGSNITPDKDTGVGNWTDAELKRFLVSGIKPNGTKAAPIMPTEFYTVLTARDLDALAAYLRSVPPVRHETPAPEYRIALKPEVPTYAGRQASEAELSDKLARGRYLLTIAHCLECHTPEGPSAVHDFTAASGKGGRTFRGPWGESVSPNITADPATGLGNWSDDEIKRAITQGIARDGRKLKPPMAYAAYASMTPQDLDAIVAFVRTLPPKK; translated from the coding sequence ATGAGAGCTGCGGTTTCCATTGCGCTCGCGCTGCTGATGGCGCCGGCCATGGGCGAGACGCTGACCGAGCGCGGCGCCTATCTCGTTGGTAGCGTGATGGTCTGCCACAACTGCCACACGCCGCGCGGCCCGCAAGGGCTTGATCTCTCGCACGCACTCTCGGGCGGCCAGACGTTCGACGAGCCGGCCTTCAAGGTCACCGGCTCCAACATCACGCCGGACAAGGACACCGGCGTCGGAAACTGGACCGATGCCGAGCTGAAGCGGTTTCTCGTGAGCGGTATCAAGCCGAACGGAACCAAGGCCGCGCCGATCATGCCGACCGAGTTCTACACGGTGCTAACGGCCCGCGATCTCGACGCGCTCGCGGCGTACTTGCGCTCCGTGCCGCCGGTGCGCCACGAAACGCCGGCGCCGGAATACAGGATCGCCTTGAAGCCGGAAGTGCCGACCTATGCCGGCAGGCAGGCGAGCGAGGCCGAGCTCTCCGACAAGCTCGCGCGCGGCCGCTATCTCCTGACCATCGCCCATTGCCTCGAATGCCACACGCCGGAAGGCCCGTCCGCCGTGCACGATTTCACCGCGGCGAGCGGCAAGGGCGGTCGCACCTTTAGGGGTCCGTGGGGTGAATCCGTATCTCCCAACATCACCGCGGATCCCGCGACCGGTCTCGGCAACTGGAGCGACGACGAAATCAAACGTGCGATTACGCAAGGCATCGCGCGTGACGGTCGCAAGCTCAAGCCGCCGATGGCGTATGCTGCCTATGCCAGCATGACGCCACAGGATCTCGATGCCATCGTCGCGTTTGTCAGGACGCTGCCGCCGAAGAAATAG